The proteins below are encoded in one region of Alistipes indistinctus YIT 12060:
- a CDS encoding ROK family protein: MKKVAVGVDIGGTNSVYGLVDEAGEIICEGAFPTRNYPDFDQYIEELYIGIQDLLKRAGDEVELVGIGIGAPNGNYYTGTIEFAPNLVWKGVLNIVEKMKRFFPTVPVIITNDANAAAVGEMVYGGAKGMKDFLVVTLGTGLGSGFVANGKLIYGHDGFAGELGHVVVNKTGRICGCGRKGCLETYASATGIKRTVFKLLADHTDDSEFRRVTYDDLTAEMITKAALNGDPIAIEAYEYTGKLLGEALADAVAITSPEAIFLFGGLAKAGKYIFEPTKKYMEQNLLAIFRNKVKLLPSGIDGKNAAVLGASALVWQSLQEAQEAKERKARGC; the protein is encoded by the coding sequence ATGAAAAAAGTAGCTGTCGGCGTAGATATCGGGGGGACGAACTCCGTTTACGGATTGGTGGACGAAGCGGGTGAGATCATCTGCGAAGGGGCGTTCCCCACGCGCAATTACCCCGATTTCGATCAATATATCGAGGAACTCTACATCGGAATCCAGGACCTGCTCAAACGAGCCGGCGACGAAGTGGAGCTGGTGGGTATCGGTATCGGCGCCCCGAACGGCAACTACTATACCGGCACAATCGAGTTCGCACCAAACCTCGTCTGGAAGGGCGTGCTGAATATCGTCGAGAAGATGAAGCGCTTTTTCCCCACCGTTCCGGTCATCATCACCAACGACGCGAATGCGGCAGCCGTAGGTGAAATGGTCTACGGCGGTGCGAAGGGCATGAAAGATTTCCTGGTGGTCACCCTCGGTACCGGATTGGGCAGCGGTTTCGTCGCAAACGGCAAGCTGATCTACGGCCACGACGGATTCGCCGGCGAGCTGGGCCACGTAGTGGTCAACAAAACCGGACGCATCTGCGGTTGCGGACGCAAAGGATGTCTCGAAACCTACGCATCGGCCACCGGCATCAAGCGTACGGTGTTCAAGCTGCTTGCAGACCACACCGACGACAGCGAATTCCGCCGGGTTACCTACGACGACCTGACGGCAGAGATGATTACCAAGGCAGCCCTCAACGGCGACCCGATTGCAATCGAAGCTTACGAATACACCGGCAAACTGCTCGGTGAAGCGCTGGCCGACGCCGTAGCCATCACCAGCCCCGAGGCGATCTTCCTGTTCGGCGGCCTGGCCAAGGCGGGCAAGTATATCTTCGAACCGACCAAGAAATACATGGAACAAAACCTGTTGGCGATTTTCCGCAACAAGGTGAAACTGCTGCCTTCGGGCATCGACGGTAAAAACGCTGCGGTACTGGGTGCTTCGGCCCTCGTATGGCAGAGCCTTCAGGAAGCACAGGAGGCCAAGGAGAGAAAAGCGCGGGGTTGCTAA